A section of the Telopea speciosissima isolate NSW1024214 ecotype Mountain lineage chromosome 3, Tspe_v1, whole genome shotgun sequence genome encodes:
- the LOC122656481 gene encoding uncharacterized protein LOC122656481 isoform X1, whose product MAMYIRIKREKTTYFLQCDPTETILDIKQKLQTLIDQPVNDQRLILVTTNEVLDDSKTLADQKVENDAVVALTLKKDDDDEFEDVNIVRPDDFYQSREAEGGSNW is encoded by the exons ATG GCTATGTATATCCGTATTAAGCGTGAGAAGACAACCTACTTTCTGCAGTGCGATCCAACTGAAACAATTCTAGACATTAAGCAGAAATTGCAGACACTTATTGATCAACCGGTGAATGATCAACGTTTAATCCTGGTGACAACAAATGAAGTATTGGATGACTCAAAGACATTGGCAGATCAGAAG GTTGAAAATGATGCTGTAGTGGCCCTTACCTTGAAAAAAG ATG ATGATGATGAGTTTGAGGATGTCAACATTGTAAGGCCAGATGATTTCTACCAATCCCGTGAGGCTGAAGGTGGTTCAAATTGGTAA
- the LOC122656481 gene encoding uncharacterized protein LOC122656481 isoform X2, with protein sequence MAMYIRIKREKTTYFLQCDPTETILDIKQKLQTLIDQPVNDQRLILVTTNEVLDDSKTLADQKVENDAVVALTLKKDDDEFEDVNIVRPDDFYQSREAEGGSNW encoded by the exons ATG GCTATGTATATCCGTATTAAGCGTGAGAAGACAACCTACTTTCTGCAGTGCGATCCAACTGAAACAATTCTAGACATTAAGCAGAAATTGCAGACACTTATTGATCAACCGGTGAATGATCAACGTTTAATCCTGGTGACAACAAATGAAGTATTGGATGACTCAAAGACATTGGCAGATCAGAAG GTTGAAAATGATGCTGTAGTGGCCCTTACCTTGAAAAAAG ATGATGATGAGTTTGAGGATGTCAACATTGTAAGGCCAGATGATTTCTACCAATCCCGTGAGGCTGAAGGTGGTTCAAATTGGTAA